A single Candidatus Micrarchaeia archaeon DNA region contains:
- a CDS encoding strawberry notch family protein has translation MASDFTKLLSPDNNTAVIERPNQSKSDFTKLLTTDKVAVSEQPKSDFTKLLQPKQPSIIETGTPEQPINIAAQYRDMLDPNTGKDSVFVGANTDDPVKKAKLPDSIFKIESPAGTLYTTNKAKAEAYKADQTDENRAKILGYNEPKSEILNSGKEPQAVVVKDADGYRIAEELTTDPNTVIAKYKKQGYKNIAIESPMQTQINRALPADPQSGMTQGFQGIQPQTAGLEPSKLEKLTQLPGKPLVAAAESVKKNMPSLSEWKAIVANPTFKGYTPEEYKGGFLKEVNDRAFVAATKVIPFAKLMQKAMLAGKPDEVKKAYQSQLENMPKEFTGVGSITVPLTADLVKLAVDWKYLYPAYFKVAGLSNEAIASIPAFKKAGQIIENSGGIKAIADKFPRIYQGVKNAIGASIAGFEVGAGVQAVEGTGQGTSYGQQAKDIAASGGKMAALAGLFSGAGSIDARLKLRADKQAMIKRLDTQIRQTVAEIPSAPGSAAVVRSVESLKNAGLKRIDEIIAAHESDITGFRKGNLYPNVANAELAKTKPAQEIQRFLQYGYEPTRKIDFKAPEPLKSGMGVRKPTEVLANEPATRVGEIAQAITRPVETVKGAIKGVRESIKPQSAAEITKQIQAEAIKAPMGSIRAVKNSNGKYEVKMGSNAPDNPFTNESFIGEFDTAQIARSSYNAWFNKQQQQKTKAPISEQTAVIEPKTAAPVEVVKPAEKMSEIIPDEIAKPITNKGLSPEIIEKTSEKESAILKTDQFPIEEVSIENILLSKDVPNFKEGANKNTGVVQGEELQGKYNRLGTAPILVWQRENGDMEVITGRHRLDLARRTGEKTIPAQIVKEADGFDKAMALTSDAESNIRDGQGKVRDYAQYFKNTEIDEGTARERGLLSRAKGKAGFIIGKSAVDDVFARFLGGKLTEAKAEAIAVGAPKNESVQLAAAAEAENMSADELEQYTRILARTKPSDNVKAKQGNLFGFDDSAINEAKAVSKEVSKESNLIKDRILAVKGALRRPEVAKKMGLEFSDEAHIRAEVKKLEDRLEALRHTSTTPELYAEMKQRSGLSPETAEKQAARDNIAPQNTAEAGITKPETINRDYKIIKEKLGEKKAQNYFSQVYKLVNPNQNEIAEYRTNGIVVKEGDKYLFKAIAGEGTKASPYRLSDWKPQDVTSSFNQPAPEDGGAKTQKPPISGKARIVKSKSGIETIPIAKAKGSLSDDVSDWLDKGHTITESDFFKLADAAYGGTRAEGKYQISDAYDELELGVNKHLKGKTDPTVKTAKDAVVEAGKARAILDKIPVQKNRSGEKDTMQQFSTPPDYAYAISWLANINENDIVLEPSAGTGSIAVHAVNAKPAKVIGNELSVRRAELLKEIGVDEVRTEDAEQIHNIFEEKPSVVLMNPPFSRAASRMGNEKVLGTDLRHIDAALKLLQDKGRLVAIMGRPLHEAKGENKSFIVWLNGIKAKYDVKANIYVNRDIYKKYGTSFPTRVLVIDKVRAKERKIIGGTVDSIDQLLYTLDGVRNERQRPKQVETKSGLQKPADTGEAGSQPGDIIQSSVDIMGAGKLRPQGSVEQRTTGTSRPSRSNVKLESAESKSDIGAGDVAGRRDGLGQGTAGQQGQSTGSNRANRQSVQLSENNQAGIKPDSSVDVVRIERRDSQKNKSNKKLTDNVFESYKPTKVYMPGSKSHPASLVESAAMAAVQSPDMNYELKIPKVIVAKGLLSDIQLEAIAYVGQAHSQTLPEDTGGVVYRKGFMIGDGTGVGKGREIAGTILDNWQHGRRKVVWLSENQKLFNDAMRDWVALGQDKATIFNFNKIKAGAPIQAKQGVLYSTYDTLKSKSKDKDAKSRLEQVIDWLGADFDGLIVFDESHNMSNATPKKGSAGTTKPSNKALAGVDLQKKLPNARVLYVSATAATEVDNLVYADRLGLWGAGTPFANKFDFINKISEGGVATMELVARDMKALGLYVARNLSFNDGTKEGTVEYKRLEHVLTPEQRKVYNKLADAWQVVLNNINEALKVTAGSYSRDGEPKINKDAKRSAMSLFWSAHQRFFNQIITAMQAPSMVNAIEKDLANNESVVIQLTNTFEAAQERALSQRDTSDEDGLDDFDITPRDMIMQLIERSFPTAQYEEYVDENGNKSSRIVKDSKGNTIQNKEAVAMRERLLDQLGSIVVPESPLDMIINHFGIDKVAEVTGRKRRVVFKRQENGEMKKVIDKRPPASSNPAEIARFMNGQKRILIFSEAGGTGASYHADRIAKNKQHRSHYLFQAGWRADKAVQGLGRTHRSNQVNAPTYTLVTTDLKGQKRFISTIARRLDQLGALTKGERKAGSTGIFSAADNLESIEAHEAMRTFFSELARNQIEDLDVATFQKQTGLKLVDEQGNLLQTLPPIRQFLNRLLSLNIDYQNKVFDEFESRLQHKVEQAIAEGTLDQGIENYRADKIETIEQKTIYKHPQSGSETQYVKLKIGRKIEPITWSVIQKRKVKSFVQSSKGKLYAVIDTHARTESTTGRIIGQYRLIDQSISRFIDKDNIDYDRHDNWKTIDKAKAENLWNNAVDDLPKMREHEEHLITGLILPIWDRLNGKARVYRILTDDGELLVGRIIPASEIQRTLQNLGATSEAPEMSPNKAVKGLLGGDFTIDLVNGWRIKSAVVGGEKRIELTGSDFQNDIELGKIGVFKERIAYKTRYFIPTADTETYEEVVKRWPISNIDYASSRDTGFQSDPQIDVDPTGEGGFVIVPGGRGERGKTQKNWLDTDKVKSPDAEIEDFFGRTLRPPYVKKASSLIEKASAYFRERFVFAHHAPQTPETAYIRDLIRTMPEERRYAFEKAVKDIIAILDGDGTVQALDSAGLDLLRRKVFVQDILHEAEISRSVSGNLKIEQLQAEDARLDELIAKVPSVKKAYEARQKLWENVSKDLLDRGVLGEEEAANRAYVRHFVLDLAEKNRPTGFKKKKLSDPYRSYSKHRKGSVKDISTDYLSVEVKALGEIYADNVVEDVANKIGEKEDKRKAYTSAAKAVNFRNLVGGQENVKRIMQIRAKLQETTGSQDSDILEQRKELIAELTDLDPTYPYRKRIAMHLSKLKKKGTYNELEDDTSGLFKELARLAAEESKSPLGLAARGVFKAMAERDKMIRDTLGKEYLTPEKLAMKDGYVEWFYKRPNVFYRAQTLNESQIAAFVENSAEEVGDMLHIPKSKLRAALVLGRRKGMIIPDWLAAQLDDLPVNKRSGYVTRSFTTPFIQFWKRWILRVNPIRYNFRNQLGDTERLNASGQTSRIKNIPQALKMLITKEGELYTLAKQFGVINSVFWHEMNDVSKLPEFEKFKNISYQKNFKQAIASLFTLPVKTISRVGSIEQTLTQMREDVLRLAVFIGNYEDLKAGKPARHWAGQVADIEAIAKEEPARAAAKISRETLGDYGLFTPFENDVLRQGILPFYSWIKLNTTFWPRVLKNAAKEGTAGRNIAAGASIAGLNISKWLIRALWAYAAAYLWNHRDDEASKKEETLPFWLRAIPHVNIGKVTLWGQTALSDFMEWFGMDELAGVMWRKDAGFLDAKEAALEAAKVIAESPVNKMYQALNPFLKAPITGITGQSTYPNVFKPHFVAKPASTNSLERAILDIMGGDAKKFYQTAVADKKGNRRAFDDTLNAYFAGWFMRQTDEDTMLEEIWKTKEWTTLKRNSKTTGRVAGDPKKGKEAEWEESKIRERALY, from the coding sequence TTGGCAAGTGATTTCACAAAACTACTTTCCCCGGATAACAATACGGCTGTTATTGAGCGTCCAAACCAAAGCAAGAGCGATTTCACTAAATTGCTTACCACTGACAAGGTTGCTGTTTCGGAACAGCCCAAAAGCGATTTTACGAAGCTCTTGCAACCAAAACAGCCCTCTATCATCGAAACCGGCACACCGGAACAGCCTATAAATATCGCGGCACAGTACAGGGATATGCTCGACCCGAATACCGGCAAGGATTCTGTTTTCGTCGGCGCAAATACTGACGACCCTGTTAAAAAAGCTAAATTGCCGGACAGTATTTTCAAGATAGAATCTCCTGCCGGAACGCTTTACACAACAAATAAAGCAAAGGCAGAGGCTTATAAAGCCGACCAGACAGACGAGAACAGGGCAAAGATTCTCGGATATAACGAGCCAAAGAGCGAAATTCTTAACTCCGGCAAAGAGCCGCAAGCCGTTGTTGTCAAAGACGCAGACGGTTATCGAATTGCCGAAGAACTTACCACCGACCCGAACACGGTTATCGCAAAGTACAAGAAGCAGGGATACAAAAACATAGCCATTGAATCCCCGATGCAGACTCAAATCAATAGGGCTCTGCCTGCCGACCCGCAAAGCGGAATGACGCAGGGTTTCCAGGGTATTCAGCCGCAGACAGCGGGATTAGAGCCAAGCAAACTTGAAAAACTTACGCAGTTGCCCGGCAAGCCATTAGTCGCCGCCGCTGAATCCGTTAAGAAAAATATGCCCTCTTTATCAGAGTGGAAAGCAATCGTAGCAAATCCGACATTCAAGGGCTATACACCAGAAGAATATAAAGGCGGTTTCCTAAAAGAAGTAAACGACAGGGCGTTTGTCGCAGCCACAAAAGTTATACCTTTTGCCAAACTTATGCAAAAAGCAATGTTGGCCGGCAAACCGGACGAAGTTAAAAAAGCATATCAGTCGCAGTTAGAAAATATGCCAAAAGAGTTTACCGGCGTTGGAAGCATAACAGTTCCCTTAACAGCAGACCTTGTGAAATTAGCCGTTGATTGGAAGTATCTATATCCGGCGTATTTCAAAGTTGCCGGGCTAAGTAATGAGGCCATCGCCTCAATACCAGCATTTAAAAAAGCCGGGCAGATTATCGAAAACTCTGGCGGTATTAAGGCTATTGCCGACAAATTCCCGCGAATCTATCAGGGCGTAAAAAATGCCATTGGCGCAAGCATTGCAGGTTTTGAAGTCGGTGCGGGCGTTCAGGCGGTTGAGGGTACAGGGCAAGGCACGTCTTATGGCCAGCAGGCAAAGGATATTGCGGCATCAGGCGGTAAAATGGCCGCTCTTGCCGGATTGTTCAGCGGTGCAGGCAGTATTGACGCACGATTGAAACTACGAGCCGATAAACAAGCGATGATAAAGCGATTAGACACGCAAATACGGCAAACAGTAGCAGAGATACCATCCGCACCGGGAAGCGCGGCGGTAGTTCGCTCGGTAGAAAGCCTTAAAAATGCAGGATTAAAACGCATTGACGAGATTATTGCGGCTCACGAATCCGACATAACCGGTTTTAGAAAAGGCAATTTATATCCGAATGTTGCCAATGCAGAATTGGCAAAAACCAAACCGGCACAAGAAATTCAAAGATTTTTACAGTATGGTTATGAGCCGACGCGCAAGATTGATTTCAAAGCACCCGAACCATTAAAGTCTGGAATGGGCGTTCGCAAACCAACAGAAGTATTGGCGAACGAGCCTGCCACCAGAGTGGGCGAGATTGCACAGGCGATTACAAGACCAGTAGAGACTGTTAAAGGGGCGATTAAGGGCGTAAGAGAAAGCATTAAGCCCCAGTCGGCGGCAGAAATAACCAAACAGATACAGGCCGAAGCAATTAAAGCTCCTATGGGTTCTATTCGGGCAGTTAAAAACTCTAATGGCAAATATGAAGTCAAGATGGGAAGTAACGCACCGGACAATCCTTTTACCAATGAAAGTTTTATTGGTGAATTTGATACCGCACAGATTGCCCGAAGCTCATATAATGCTTGGTTCAATAAGCAACAACAGCAAAAAACCAAAGCACCTATTTCCGAACAGACCGCCGTTATTGAGCCAAAAACAGCCGCGCCGGTTGAAGTAGTAAAACCTGCGGAAAAGATGTCTGAAATTATTCCAGATGAAATTGCTAAACCTATAACAAACAAAGGTTTAAGCCCTGAAATTATAGAAAAAACATCAGAAAAAGAATCAGCCATTTTAAAAACAGACCAATTCCCCATAGAAGAAGTGTCTATTGAGAACATCTTGCTTTCTAAAGACGTACCAAACTTTAAGGAAGGTGCAAATAAAAATACTGGCGTTGTTCAGGGCGAGGAATTGCAGGGCAAGTACAATCGGCTCGGTACTGCCCCTATTTTGGTCTGGCAACGAGAAAACGGCGATATGGAAGTTATTACCGGCAGGCACAGGCTCGACCTTGCCAGAAGAACCGGCGAAAAGACCATACCGGCACAGATAGTCAAGGAAGCGGACGGTTTCGATAAAGCAATGGCCTTGACATCGGACGCAGAAAGTAATATAAGAGATGGACAGGGAAAGGTTAGGGATTATGCCCAATACTTCAAAAACACCGAAATTGACGAAGGAACAGCAAGAGAGAGAGGACTATTATCGCGCGCTAAGGGAAAGGCCGGCTTCATCATTGGAAAAAGTGCGGTCGATGATGTCTTTGCCAGATTCCTCGGCGGAAAACTCACAGAAGCCAAAGCCGAAGCAATAGCCGTAGGCGCACCGAAAAACGAATCTGTTCAATTAGCGGCGGCGGCAGAAGCGGAAAATATGTCTGCCGATGAACTTGAACAGTACACCAGAATTCTCGCAAGAACTAAACCGTCAGACAACGTAAAGGCTAAGCAGGGCAATCTTTTTGGTTTTGACGACTCTGCAATCAATGAAGCCAAAGCCGTAAGCAAAGAAGTCTCCAAAGAATCTAACTTAATAAAAGACCGTATTTTGGCAGTAAAAGGCGCGTTGCGAAGGCCGGAAGTTGCCAAAAAAATGGGATTAGAATTTTCCGATGAAGCACATATTAGGGCAGAAGTTAAGAAGTTGGAAGATAGATTAGAGGCGTTGAGACATACCTCGACTACCCCTGAACTTTATGCGGAAATGAAACAACGATCAGGTCTATCCCCCGAAACAGCAGAAAAACAGGCTGCCCGTGATAACATAGCCCCTCAAAACACAGCCGAAGCGGGAATTACAAAACCAGAAACCATCAACAGAGATTATAAAATTATCAAAGAAAAACTTGGCGAAAAAAAAGCACAAAATTACTTTTCGCAAGTTTACAAACTTGTTAATCCTAATCAAAATGAAATTGCTGAATATAGGACAAATGGTATTGTTGTAAAAGAGGGCGACAAATATTTATTCAAAGCAATCGCGGGCGAAGGCACAAAAGCATCGCCTTATCGTTTATCCGATTGGAAACCGCAAGACGTTACATCCTCTTTTAACCAGCCCGCCCCCGAAGATGGGGGTGCGAAAACACAAAAACCACCAATTAGTGGTAAGGCCAGAATAGTAAAAAGCAAATCTGGCATTGAAACGATTCCCATTGCAAAGGCCAAAGGCTCTTTGTCTGATGATGTGTCAGATTGGCTCGACAAAGGCCATACGATTACCGAATCAGACTTTTTCAAATTAGCCGATGCCGCTTATGGCGGTACGAGAGCCGAGGGCAAATATCAAATATCGGACGCTTACGATGAACTTGAGCTCGGCGTAAATAAACACCTCAAAGGCAAAACCGACCCGACCGTTAAAACCGCAAAAGATGCTGTTGTTGAGGCCGGAAAAGCAAGGGCAATTCTCGATAAAATCCCTGTTCAGAAAAACCGTTCAGGCGAAAAAGATACAATGCAACAGTTCTCTACTCCGCCGGATTACGCTTATGCAATTAGCTGGCTGGCTAATATAAATGAAAATGACATTGTTTTAGAGCCGTCTGCCGGTACTGGCTCAATAGCTGTTCACGCTGTCAATGCGAAACCCGCCAAAGTTATTGGAAACGAATTATCTGTCCGCCGGGCAGAACTGCTTAAGGAAATTGGTGTTGACGAAGTTCGCACGGAAGATGCAGAGCAGATACATAATATCTTTGAAGAAAAGCCGTCTGTCGTTCTTATGAATCCGCCGTTTTCAAGAGCTGCAAGCCGAATGGGTAATGAGAAAGTTCTCGGCACAGACTTGCGACATATTGACGCGGCATTGAAATTATTGCAGGACAAAGGCCGTCTTGTGGCGATTATGGGCAGGCCGCTACACGAAGCAAAAGGCGAAAATAAATCGTTTATTGTCTGGCTAAACGGCATAAAAGCCAAATATGATGTCAAGGCCAATATCTACGTAAATCGTGATATTTACAAGAAATACGGCACATCATTTCCGACAAGAGTTCTCGTAATAGATAAAGTCAGAGCCAAAGAACGCAAAATAATCGGCGGTACTGTTGACAGTATCGACCAACTATTATATACTTTAGATGGAGTTCGCAATGAACGTCAAAGACCTAAACAAGTCGAAACTAAATCAGGTTTGCAAAAACCTGCTGATACAGGAGAAGCAGGAAGCCAGCCCGGAGACATTATACAATCTTCAGTTGACATTATGGGGGCTGGAAAACTTAGACCTCAAGGGAGCGTGGAGCAACGTACAACAGGAACTTCTCGACCAAGCCGAAGCAATGTTAAGCTGGAATCCGCAGAAAGTAAATCGGACATTGGAGCAGGGGACGTTGCCGGACGACGAGACGGCTTGGGACAAGGAACTGCTGGACAGCAAGGACAGTCAACGGGTAGCAATAGAGCTAATAGACAATCTGTACAGTTATCTGAAAACAATCAGGCCGGAATTAAGCCAGACTCAAGCGTAGATGTTGTTCGCATAGAACGCCGCGATAGCCAAAAAAACAAATCTAATAAAAAGCTCACAGACAATGTTTTTGAATCTTATAAGCCCACCAAAGTCTATATGCCGGGCAGTAAATCCCACCCAGCCTCATTGGTCGAATCGGCTGCGATGGCGGCAGTTCAATCGCCGGATATGAATTACGAGCTAAAAATCCCTAAGGTGATTGTCGCCAAAGGATTGCTGTCTGATATACAATTAGAAGCTATTGCTTATGTCGGTCAGGCTCATAGTCAAACATTGCCGGAAGATACGGGCGGCGTAGTATATCGCAAGGGCTTTATGATAGGCGATGGTACTGGCGTGGGCAAAGGCCGCGAAATAGCCGGTACAATTCTTGATAACTGGCAACACGGAAGACGCAAAGTTGTTTGGTTATCAGAAAATCAAAAGTTGTTCAATGACGCTATGCGGGATTGGGTTGCTCTCGGACAAGACAAGGCCACTATTTTTAACTTCAACAAGATTAAGGCCGGTGCGCCAATACAGGCAAAACAAGGGGTTTTGTACTCCACATACGATACTCTGAAATCAAAGAGCAAGGACAAAGACGCTAAGAGCCGGTTAGAGCAGGTCATTGATTGGCTTGGTGCTGATTTTGACGGCCTGATTGTCTTTGACGAATCTCACAATATGTCCAATGCTACGCCGAAAAAAGGCTCTGCCGGTACTACAAAACCATCTAACAAAGCACTGGCGGGCGTGGACTTGCAAAAGAAACTGCCTAATGCCAGAGTTCTTTATGTTTCTGCGACAGCGGCAACAGAGGTTGATAATCTTGTATATGCTGACAGGCTTGGTCTATGGGGTGCGGGAACGCCATTTGCCAATAAATTCGATTTTATAAACAAAATATCAGAGGGCGGAGTTGCTACGATGGAATTAGTCGCCAGAGATATGAAAGCTCTGGGATTATATGTAGCCCGCAACTTGTCTTTCAATGACGGTACAAAAGAGGGAACGGTTGAGTACAAGAGGCTTGAACACGTTTTAACACCAGAGCAGAGAAAGGTATATAATAAATTAGCTGATGCGTGGCAGGTAGTTCTTAACAATATCAATGAAGCGTTAAAGGTTACTGCTGGCAGTTATTCAAGAGACGGCGAACCAAAGATAAACAAAGACGCAAAACGCTCTGCGATGAGCCTGTTTTGGTCTGCTCATCAGAGATTTTTCAATCAGATTATAACGGCAATGCAAGCACCATCAATGGTCAATGCCATTGAAAAAGACCTTGCGAATAATGAGTCTGTCGTAATTCAATTAACCAATACATTTGAAGCTGCACAGGAAAGAGCTTTGTCGCAGCGAGACACATCAGACGAAGATGGTCTTGACGATTTCGATATTACGCCGCGTGATATGATAATGCAGTTAATCGAACGCTCATTCCCGACCGCCCAATACGAAGAATATGTTGATGAAAATGGCAATAAGAGTTCGAGAATTGTAAAAGACTCCAAAGGCAACACCATCCAAAACAAAGAAGCAGTTGCTATGCGGGAACGCCTGCTTGACCAGTTAGGAAGTATTGTCGTACCGGAGTCGCCGCTTGATATGATTATAAACCATTTCGGAATCGACAAGGTTGCCGAAGTAACAGGCCGCAAGAGACGAGTTGTATTCAAGAGGCAGGAAAACGGCGAGATGAAAAAGGTTATTGATAAACGTCCGCCCGCATCATCTAACCCTGCTGAAATAGCCCGATTTATGAATGGACAGAAACGGATACTCATATTCAGCGAGGCTGGTGGAACTGGCGCAAGCTATCACGCCGACAGAATAGCTAAAAACAAACAGCATCGCTCACATTATCTATTTCAGGCAGGGTGGCGGGCTGACAAGGCTGTACAAGGGCTTGGTAGAACGCACAGGTCTAATCAGGTCAACGCGCCGACATACACACTGGTTACTACCGATTTGAAAGGCCAAAAGCGATTTATTAGCACTATCGCAAGGCGGCTCGACCAATTAGGGGCATTGACTAAAGGAGAGAGAAAAGCTGGCTCAACCGGCATATTCTCCGCAGCGGATAATTTAGAGAGTATCGAAGCTCACGAGGCTATGCGTACTTTTTTCAGTGAACTGGCAAGAAACCAGATTGAAGATTTGGACGTTGCTACGTTCCAGAAACAAACCGGCTTGAAGTTGGTTGACGAACAAGGCAATTTATTACAGACATTACCGCCAATCCGACAATTCCTTAACCGGCTATTATCTTTGAATATCGACTACCAGAACAAGGTTTTTGATGAATTTGAAAGCAGATTGCAACATAAGGTCGAACAGGCGATTGCCGAGGGTACGCTTGACCAGGGCATTGAAAATTATCGTGCTGATAAAATTGAGACAATAGAACAAAAAACTATTTATAAGCACCCGCAAAGCGGCTCGGAAACACAGTATGTCAAGTTGAAAATTGGCAGGAAAATTGAGCCTATCACTTGGAGCGTTATCCAGAAAAGAAAAGTGAAGTCTTTTGTTCAATCGAGTAAAGGTAAGTTATACGCTGTTATTGACACCCACGCCCGCACAGAGTCAACGACAGGCCGCATAATAGGCCAATACAGGCTTATCGACCAATCCATCTCTCGGTTCATTGACAAAGACAATATAGATTATGACCGCCACGATAATTGGAAAACCATTGACAAAGCAAAAGCTGAAAACCTTTGGAATAATGCCGTTGATGATTTGCCGAAAATGCGGGAACACGAAGAACATCTAATTACCGGCTTGATTCTGCCGATATGGGACAGGCTTAATGGCAAGGCTCGTGTATATCGCATATTAACCGATGACGGCGAACTGCTTGTCGGCAGGATTATACCGGCAAGCGAAATACAACGGACATTGCAAAATCTCGGCGCAACATCCGAAGCACCCGAAATGTCCCCCAATAAAGCAGTAAAAGGTCTTTTGGGCGGCGACTTTACTATTGACCTTGTCAATGGGTGGCGTATCAAAAGTGCTGTTGTCGGCGGCGAAAAACGTATTGAACTCACCGGATCTGATTTTCAAAATGATATTGAACTTGGCAAAATCGGAGTTTTCAAAGAACGTATTGCTTACAAAACTCGTTATTTCATACCCACTGCCGATACGGAAACCTACGAAGAAGTCGTTAAGAGGTGGCCGATATCGAACATAGACTATGCAAGCAGTAGAGACACAGGTTTCCAATCTGACCCACAAATAGACGTTGACCCGACTGGCGAGGGCGGTTTTGTTATTGTTCCGGGCGGACGCGGGGAACGCGGCAAAACTCAAAAGAACTGGCTCGATACAGACAAGGTTAAATCGCCTGATGCTGAAATAGAAGATTTCTTTGGCAGGACACTTCGCCCGCCATACGTTAAAAAGGCCAGTAGTTTAATTGAGAAAGCCTCTGCGTATTTCAGAGAAAGATTTGTTTTTGCTCATCACGCGCCACAAACACCGGAAACGGCTTATATCCGCGATTTAATACGGACAATGCCGGAAGAACGCCGGTATGCCTTTGAAAAGGCTGTAAAAGATATAATCGCCATATTAGACGGCGACGGAACGGTACAGGCTCTTGACAGTGCCGGTCTTGACTTGTTAAGGCGTAAAGTGTTTGTTCAGGATATTCTGCACGAAGCGGAAATATCACGCTCGGTATCAGGCAATTTAAAAATTGAACAGTTGCAGGCAGAGGACGCAAGGCTTGATGAACTGATAGCAAAAGTACCATCGGTTAAAAAGGCTTATGAAGCACGTCAAAAATTATGGGAAAACGTTAGCAAAGACCTGCTCGATAGAGGTGTACTTGGCGAAGAAGAAGCCGCGAACAGGGCTTATGTCCGCCATTTCGTTCTCGACCTTGCAGAGAAAAACAGGCCGACAGGCTTTAAGAAAAAGAAACTATCAGACCCATATCGCTCATATTCCAAACACCGAAAAGGTTCTGTAAAAGACATTTCTACCGATTACCTATCTGTTGAAGTAAAAGCCCTGGGCGAAATATATGCTGATAATGTCGTTGAAGATGTTGCCAATAAGATAGGCGAAAAAGAGGATAAGCGAAAAGCATATACATCAGCGGCAAAGGCTGTTAATTTCCGTAATTTAGTGGGCGGACAGGAAAACGTTAAGCGAATAATGCAGATTAGAGCCAAATTACAGGAAACTACCGGTTCGCAAGATTCTGATATTTTAGAGCAACGCAAAGAATTGATTGCGGAACTTACAGACCTTGACCCGACATATCCGTACCGTAAGAGAATTGCTATGCACCTTTCAAAGCTGAAAAAGAAAGGCACATACAACGAACTGGAAGACGATACAAGCGGCTTGTTCAAAGAACTTGCTCGATTGGCCGCAGAAGAATCTAAATCGCCGTTAGGATTGGCCGCAAGGGGCGTATTCAAGGCTATGGCCGAGCGAGATAAAATGATACGCGATACGCTCGGCAAGGAATATCTCACGCCAGAAAAACTGGCTATGAAAGACGGCTATGTTGAATGGTTTTACAAGAGGCCGAACGTATTTTATCGGGCGCAAACTCTGAACGAATCACAGATAGCGGCTTTTGTTGAAAACTCCGCAGAAGAAGTCGGAGATATGTTGCATATTCCTAAATCAAAACTTCGCGCCGCTCTTGTGCTTGGCAGACGCAAGGGAATGATAATACCGGATTGGCTGGCCGCACAGCTTGACGACCTGCCGGTAAATAAGAGAAGTGGTTATGTAACGCGGTCTTTCACTACTCCGTTTATTCAGTTTTGGAAGCGATGGATTTTAAGAGTAAATCCAATCAGGTATAATTTCCGCAACCAGTTAGGTGATACTGAACGCCTTAATGCGTCCGGCCAGACCAGCCGAATCAAGAACATACCACAGGCATTAAAAATGCTAATAACCAAAGAGGGTGAACTTTATACCCTTGCAAAGCAATTCGGCGTAATCAATTCGGTTTTTTGGCACGAAATGAACGATGTTTCTAAATTGCCGGAATTTGAAAAATTCAAGAATATCAGTTATCAGAAGAATTTTAAACAAGCAATCGCATCGTTGTTCACCTTGCCGGTCAAGACAATATCAAGAGTTGGCAGTATCGAGCAAACCCTTACGCAAATGCGGGAAGATGTTTTGAGATTGGCTGTATTCATCGGCAATTATGAAGACTTGAAAGCCGGAAAACCCGCTCGTCATTGGGCAGGTCAAGTGGCCGACATTGAAGCTATTGCAAAAGAAGAACCCGCCAGGGCTGCGGCGAAAATATCAAGAGAAACGCTCGGCGACTATGGCTTATTTACGCCTTTTGAAAATGATGTTTTGCGTCAAGGCATTTTGCCTTTTTATTCCTGGATAAAGTTAAATACCACTTTCTGGCCGAGGGTCTTGAAAAATGCCGCTAAAGAGGGTACTGCCGGCAGAAACATTGCGGCGGGTGCGTCCATAGCGGGATTAAATATCTCCAAATGGCTCATTCGTGCTTTATGGGCTTATGCAGCGGCCTATCTTTGGAATCACCGAGACGATGAAGCCAGTAAAAAAGAAGAAACCCTGCCATTCTGGTTAAGGGCTATACCTCACGTCAATATCGGGAAAGTAACTCTTTGGGGACAAACCGCATTGAGCGACTTTATGGAATGGTTCGGTATGGACGAACTGGCCGGTGTTATGTGGCGCAAAGACGCAGGATTCCTTGATGCTAAAGAAGCGGCGTTAGAAGCGGCAAAGGTTATTGCCGAGTCCCCGGTGAATAAAATGTATCAGGCGTTAAATCCGTTCCTGAAAGCACCTATCACCGGCATAACTGGACAATCTACTTACCCAAATGTATTTAAGCCGCATTTTGTAGCCAAACCCGCAAGCACCAATTCTCTTGAAAGAGCGATATTAGATATTATGGGCGGAGACGCAAAGAAGTTTTATCAAACCGCCGTTGCCGATAAAAAGGGCAACCGCAGGGCATTTGACGATACCCTCAATGCTTACTTTGCCGGATGGTTTATGAGACAGACCGACGAAGATACTATGCTTGAAGAAATCTGGAAAACTAAAGAATGGACAACGCTTAAAAGAAATTCCAAGACGACAGGCAGAGTAGCAGGCGACCCCAAAAAAGGCAAAGAGGCCGAATGGGAAGAATCTAAAATAAGAGAACGAGCGTTATATTAA